CTCTAACCCCTGCATCTGTCCATCATTTATCTACAGTCTTTgcgcagaaataaaaaaatattttaacctAAAATTCAGAAAATGGTTCAGAAACGCTCATTCTGGTCTGTTTAAAAACTTACTGCTGTATTCAAAAATTTACATCAGAGTTTTTAAGAGGTTATATAAAATgaactaaaaacaacaaacgtGTTAGTCATTTAAATATACTACATAAACTCTTAAATTTATTTACTTACACTAACACAATACACAGTTTTAATGTGGCAAATTTTCTGTAAGAAAAAGTAACATGAGGCAAAAGCTGGTTGTACGTTTGGTTTGCATACGTTACAAGTTAGAACTGCACTGAATTTCTTTACACGCTCACGCAGCACTAATACTGGGTCCTGTCCCCGGACAGGCTTCCAGAAAGCGAGCTTTTGGAAGAGAAGCCAGTTAAATTTCTTTAATGCAAATACTGTGTACATATATTACTTTCCTTATCACAGTAAAGACACAGATAAGTGTACAGCTGTCATTTTTCCTCGGGGTCCTGTGTCCTTAAAGTGAACTCTCACAGTATTTATGAGAGCTGCTGTTCGTGTCGGCGCTCTGGATCGAAGGTTAATGAATCTGTAACGTCACAAAACGGCGCACATTTGTAGCTGAAGGTGGTGAAATAAAAGGATAAAGATCATGAATGCTATTTTGTGGCAATGTCGATAAAAGTTTGATGCCCAGAAGAGCTTCGAGAATGAAGCTGTAGTACCAggtaaagaaaaatatttacttTATTAATGCCAATATGATCCACTGGAAATCACCCCATCAGCCTTAAAcgtagaaataaataaataaataaataaaggcattTGAGAAAATTTGGaactacatttacatttaataaaattaaatgtcaATTATTAATAATTGTATTTATGCTACTATAAACAGAACCATCTGTGTGCTACTTCCTATCAGAGTTTCTCTCTATTGTGTGACCCACTGCTGGATTTTTGTTCCATTTGTACTCATTTTTATTATGTCAGCTTAAacacaaatacattaaaaaccATTCTTGCACAAATAAAGTACAATTCTAACTTAAAAGGCGGCTCTCAGTTTAAATTCAAGtccaagataaaaataaaagaaggaaCGTGCCAGTGTTTCTAAATATCACCAATTCCCTTTTTTGTTCAGCAATAGAAAAGCGAGCCATGGCTCTCAGCTCGCGAGGTGAAAGCAGAGATACCACTGAAGCAGTGACATAAACAACAAGGTTAAACTCAGATCACCTCAGAAAACTCTACAAAACTGATGTAGCACAGAAGAaaagcacaacaaaaataagCCATGTTTGTTGGAGTGGACCTACCTTCCGCCTCTGTGCTCCGAGCACTCTGCTGTCAAACTGCGTGCAGCAGAGGATTTGCAAAGAGGAACTCGGAGTTAAAGAACATTTCCTCTTTCTGCAGCTGCTCTCAGTCTACTTCCTCTGACTCCAGCATACTCATTTTGTTGTTACTGTAACACAAATAGATATTCGTGTTTTACCTGTAGGGTGCTGTAGACCTGCTCCTTAGATGTCTGCAGGAATTGTTCAAACATAGAGATGGCAGCTGTGTAGATGAACTGGAACTGATCCTGCGAAGAACAAAGGAAGAAAAGTTTCCTCTCAGCGTGGAAGACTGATGGAAGCTGACCGCGCTGGGGTCGGAAAACAAGACGAGTCATAAATGCAGAAATAAAGccactaacaaaaaaaaagaaaaagaaagaaagaaagccacTGTTATTCTGACGCTGTGCAACACAATACATTTTAATCTAAAAGTCACAAAGTAGGGAATGAAATGTTTCCAATACAGAAATCTAAAGTACGAGGAAAAGAGACAAACTTTCTCCATAAATATACACCAACCAGACGTAACATTCtgaccactgacaggtgaagggaataacactgattatctcttcatcatggCACCTGTTACTGGGCGGACTCAACCTAACATTTTATCCTCAAAGTTGACATGTTAGGAGGAGGAAAGATGGGCCAGTGTAAGACGGTGTGATGGTTAGACGACTGGGTCAGAACATCTCCAAAAATGCAGCTCTCGTGGGGTGTTCCCGGGCTGCAGTGGTCAATCCAAAGTGGTCCAAGGAAGGAACAGTGCTGAACCGGTGACAGGGTCGTGGACGGCCAAGGCTCACTGATGCACGTGGGTAACAAAGGCTGGCCCGTGTGGTTTGATCTGACAGATGAGCTACTGTAGCTCAGACTGCTAAAGAAGCTAATGCTGGTTCTGTATAGCAAGAGACCCGTCAGGGTGCCCGCGCTGACCCGTGTTCAAGAATGGGAACATGAACATCAGAAGTAGACCATGGAGCAATGGAAGAAGGCGGCCCGGTCTTATGAACATGCTTTCACATCCTGGTGGATGGCTGGCTGCCTACATCGCTTATCTGGGAGGCAGCCAGCTGGTGGAAGCAGTGTGTTGGTTTGGACGgtgttctgctgggaaaccttgggtcTTGCCATCCAcgtggatgttactttgacatgtACCAACTACCCAAGCATTGTTGCAGAAACCGTGCTCGCTGATggctgtggcctctttcagcaggaCAGTGTGCCCTGTCGCAGTGCTGCCCCTCAGCCTGTCAGCAGATACAAttatggtatcaatttcaaaaaccattgctttgtTTTCAAGTTGTTGCATTCACGAGGTTTTCAGAGAACCTGAAGCCGACCTTGAGGTTCACAAACTAAGATGACCATGCTGCATGCCGCTGACaataccccatcagccttttacggGTGAAGGGTAAAAATGGTTGAGGAATGGTTTGAGGAGCACAGCTACAAGATTGTGATGGTGACTTGTCTCCAAATTCCACAGACCAAATCCAATCAAGCATCTGTATGATGTGCTGGACAAAGATCCACATCCCAGCGTACAGGACTTAAAGGCTGTGTTGCTAACATTTTTGTGTGGACACCACAGCAAACCTTCAGGAGTCTATGCTTCAGGGGGGCATTATGGCATGATGCTATGCCTGATCAATgtacatccatccatgcattcctatcccagctaccattgGGCGGAAGGCGAGGTAAagcctggacaggtcgccacacagggctaacacaaggACATCAGAAACATTCACACCTATCCACAATTTAGAATCCCCAATTAACCCAACCCCACTAAGCacctgtctttggactgtggggggAAGCTGGAGCACCCGGAGAGAACGAATTCATGAactgaaaaagaataaaaattttAAACTTTAACTTTTTAAGCTAAAGagttacaaagagaaagatgttGTGTGTCATGGCTGCTGTTGCGTTATGAGATAAAGTGATTTCACAACATTTTAACCGAATACCATTATAATGTGAAATTGACTCCCTTGCtgttaaaaagcagctgatgtTCTTTAAGTGCTGTTCCTGGGGATTAAATAACTCCTAAACTCTCACACTTGCTCGATGAAGCACTTACTTTAGTTTGCACTGTTGAGGGTCTCTGCCTCCTGAGCTCCAGGACGATGTTCAGGATGCTGAACTCTGGTGTGATCTTCTGCAGAGCGAGCAAACAAACACTGAAGAGCCGCCCCAAAACACAGAGAGGCTGCAACATTCACACGTTACATCTGACATGCCTGATCTCCTGGAAGACAGACTATGTGCTTTTATCCGGCCTCATCTTCTGGTTTCATTAAAAGGTTTACTCGTCACATTAGGAAGCTTTTAAACACACTGATATTAGCTCAACTCAGGCTTCTCAATCTGAGACGTTTGTATCTTCTGATCAAACTCCATTTATTACTCTTAGGTCACTAAAAGAAAACcatttaaaatctttaaaaagggtgaaatgtgtatttaaaaaagtgaaaacatgaaaagagAACAAAGATTCAGGACATGTCAGATTCAGACATTCAGCAGCCACACGGCGGACCAGCACTGAGGCCATGTGATGTGTTATCATGTGTTACCTTGGTAACCAGCAGGTCATGGATGTAGTCTAGTGCACAGATGACTCCTGTCCTCCCACAGCCTGcgctgtaacacacacacacacaaacatacacacacacacacacacactcagcaacAGATGCAGCATGCATGTTAACTGTGCCATCGTTAGCAGGTGTTACCTGCTGCATATTCACAGCCTCCTGCTTTCGATGTGTGGgcatgtgtttgcatgtgtgtgtgtgagtgcgtgtctgtttgtgcacgtgtgtgtgtgtgagataagCTGCCATATGTGTGATCTATCCTGCTGAATGTTAATGACCATCTGACCTGCGATCTGCACCAATTTCACAAACAAGCTGCAGTAATGATGAGGCATTACCAgccgtttgtgtgtgtgtgtgtgtgtgtgtgtgtgtgtgtgtgtgtgtgtgtgtgtgtgtgtgtgtgtgtgtacctgcaaTGTATCAGCAGAGGTGAGACGTTGGCTCCACGGCTGCTCCTGgctctctccagcatgtccagGACTCCAGCAGTCTCGTAGGGAACGTCATGATCCGGCCATGAAAGGAACTGATACTGAATCACTGACCGGCTggcctggaggaggaggagaaaacaaattattttaaaactgaaaagGTCAAGTCATTAATATTAGCATTCATAATGATGCTTTAAGTTATTCAAAAGGTCCGTTTCCAAAGAAACTtcggaattaaaaacaaaatgcaacgAAAATGAAATCATTCTCCGTTTAACTGAAAATGgtacaaactgaaaaaaaaaactgaaattgagatcattGTTGGATGTGATGCCAGCAGTTCTTTCAAAAAAGGTTTTGATGGCCCAGAAAATCCTGTAAAATGTTTGTAAAACTAAAAGGAGAAGAAAGTTTTGAGTGCATTAACCCATAAACTCGAAACACTGCTGCCTCCTAATTAAGACTAAAGCAGAAACATCTCGTCAAAAGGAAAACGTCTCCTAGAAATCGCTGCCACTGTGTCCTCTGGAGGCTGTGCGTCTAAACTGGTTTATTCCAACAGGATGGCTCTGTATTGAAAAATTTGGGAGCTTAAGTGGCCTTTCCAGATATCCCGCCCATTGAAAGCACAGATTATGAAACAGAAAGGAGAAGTTTGGATTTTAAAGAACAGtttccaaacacacaaaagaagGCGTGATGAAAAACGTTGTCTTTGAACTATAGCCAATGAAAGCATTCTGCTTTGTAAGGTCCAAACTTCTTGTTAAGCTTTTTGAAACCACTCACTCATGTGAAAACTTCCTACCTGCTGGAATGTGACGGTCAGATTTCTCACCACTATATCTTCATTGGGATGTGTCTCCTCCTGCTGGAGACACACAGGAACAACACGTCAGAATCACTCCAGATTATTCTGGATTTGTATTAAATAAAAGGACTCAATACAGTCTGAACAGTTAACATCGTTAATGAGGAGGTGAACTGTGCTGTATGTTCTGTGTTAATCAGATTTATTAGCAGCCTGTTTGTTCTTACGTTGCTGACAGTAAACGGTCCAAATGAAGCCGACTGCTGAGCTGCAGCCCAGTAACACTCACACTTTCTCTGCAAAGGAAAATACAGACTTGTTAGTTAAGAACACGAAcctttaattctgtttttattatttctggTTGCACGCAGCTGTTCCACATGTACAATCAGTGATGAAATACATGCATATGAAGTGTGAGATTCCCTTTCATTATTCAGGTAAGACTATGCCATACTTCACTCACTAATGCAATGATATTTTGGTAGTTATAGATTTGCATATTTGCTCTATTTGAGTAAACTTGAAAAAGCTTTGAGGTTCGAGAggttaaagaaaataaagtaaaagagaagagtttttaaaatctgaagtcaaaGGTCTGAGCCAAGAAAGAGATCAAAGGGCAAAAAGGAGTTTACCTTTCCCATCTCTATCTCTCTGCAGGCCATGACTATCACCTGAAACACAGAGTCAGATGTTAGTCAGAGCCTCCTGAGGAGAAGCTGCTGATCTGATGAAGAAAACGTCCCTGTGCCTCAGCGATCACCGACTTCAGCTTAACAGTGCGTCTGACATGAACAACCTCAGAAGCTGAAAAgagcacagctgtgtgtgtgtgtgtgtgtgtgtgtacgcttTGTTCCCCTGCTACACATTTTGGGACACATTTCTAAAATCTGGCTTTTATTCAGCGCCTGTGAAAAACAGGGAAGACTGTAATCGTGGGCTGAGTTCAGGTGGCAAATTTCAGGACACTGCAAATCTCAAGTTCTCCAGATTTCAGCAAATATGATGAACAggacaacaaagaaaaagaaatgcagctaCAATAATTATTTACTTAGAAATGTAGAGGCATGCAAACAAAAAGGTGTAAATTTATGCTTTGTGTGCTAAACCTGGAAATCCAGGCTACCTTCAGGGTATGAACAACAAAGACAGCTTCTGATTTCCCATTTTCAAGTCTAGACTTCTACACACAGCTCACATGGTCCAGACAATCCTTAGTTTAAACTAGCAGACCCTACTTTCAGTCACTGTATTTGTTATCATCAGAAATACATTTCTTTGGGCCTTTCTGGATCCATATTTTGGATGCTTGCAGTCACATATTCAGCCACCATCAGTCACCATCAGAAGAACATTAAATAAGACGGAGAGAGTTTAACTGGTTACTAGTCGTCCATTCGTGTGTAGGCAGCATTTTATTGCACCGTCTGGTTGGATTagaagcagccaatcacatCGCGACACATTTGGGATGCTGGATCTGAAAGAACTGGCAGACTGTTACAGCGCTGCTTACTAATGTGAAGTTTAGCGTGAGCCAAAACATCATGCTTCATCTGTTTGGAATCCAAAAATCTGAGCACAGAAAACACTTAAAAATTTTCCCTTTAAATGCAACAGAGTGGAAGCCctaaaaaaataagataaagTAAAAATCTAGTGTTTCTGCCAGAGTGGCTTTGGTTGATTTACATTTCAGTACAAGCCTTGTTTGTCTCATCATGCATCTTGGAGCAGCTTCCTTTTAAGCCAGCTtttgctctgattggctgccccccGTAAGCAGCAGGGCTGAACAGTATAAGACCTGCTCTTTGTGACGTCATACCAAAACCTGAAGCCTAAGTTTCAGGAAGaataacaagaaaaagaagagtccGTTTTAATGATTAAACTAAAGTTTATAAACACCATTTGTAGCTCAGACTAATTCGTGGATATTAACTGAATGCTAATGGTTTGCGTTGTGCGTTTGACCTTGACGTTGTACTGCCAGATCATCCTCCAGAAATCAGTCACAGTGGAGCTGAGGGGCCCCTGACAGCCAATGTATTTGCAGTCTCCTGTCGCCCCCTGCAGGACAGACGGCAGCATTACAACCCCATCAGAAACAGCCAAGCACGAATCGTTAAACACAGCAAACTGAACGCAGTGTGACATAAATCTGATTGTTTGACAGGTGTGGAGTTAAAATGATCTAAAGAGCATGCCTAATAGAATACAGAAACATGTAAGGGGCCTCAAACCGTGCTGCACGTGTGAACCAGGTGATGTTTTCACATTTAGAGGAACAGCTTTGAATGATTTGTGTGAAGGCAGACAGCGTTTACCTTGATGAAGCTGGCGTTGATGTAATCAGAGTTGGAGTCTGTGGTCGGCAGAGAGAGCTCCACCCGAGACTGGTCAtctacagacagacagacagacacacacacacacacacacacacttaaaggaCACGTATTTGAGACCATTAAAGCAGGTTTCACTATAACTGTTCTTCATAAATATTCGATCAGTCTCTGCTGAGCCCAAACTGATTTCATAAAGCTTTGTTAGGATCCGTGTTCACTACAAGCAGTCGAGCTACAGAACAGCCACAGGGACCCACAAcaaccagaaaaaaaatgcacggCAATTGAAAGATTTCATGAAAGTTTCCAGAGATGCAAAACAAAGCTTTGTGTCTCTTGATAAAATGTTTTCCTCCTTCGCTGTTCAGCTTGTTTTCAACTTGAAAATAAGCTAATCCTTACAGGAGAGGGAAACAAAGGAAAGAGGATGGAGGTATGAATGAGAGAAAGGCTGAGAAGAGTGAGGACATACATGGCAGGATGTCTTTATAT
This region of Maylandia zebra isolate NMK-2024a linkage group LG20, Mzebra_GT3a, whole genome shotgun sequence genomic DNA includes:
- the ptpn18 gene encoding tyrosine-protein phosphatase non-receptor type 18 isoform X3 produces the protein MELLPSLLSRLKTVDSRTVDQEYSMVRSRSLGYKKELGLTSEAGALKENIKKNRYKDILPYDQSRVELSLPTTDSNSDYINASFIKGATGDCKYIGCQGPLSSTVTDFWRMIWQYNVKVIVMACREIEMGKRKCECYWAAAQQSASFGPFTVSNQEETHPNEDIVVRNLTVTFQQASRSVIQYQFLSWPDHDVPYETAGVLDMLERARSSRGANVSPLLIHCSAGCGRTGVICALDYIHDLLVTKKITPEFSILNIVLELRRQRPSTVQTKDQFQFIYTAAISMFEQFLQTSKEQVYSTLQFDSRVLGAQRRKTKKTTTAASSSNRLSQQVVMNDTYAVVNKPKHAHPPPSAPTYSAVPLSRSNPGSRTMPTSHHYDNDPKSVSAAPIYSTVKPRAKQQSLPPSVTPIYDIASPTGQKPGEGSDYQLVAAEKSSMDCNDYEDFSSSVSDVTSFCSPGSIELKEDFAPKMSKDVK
- the ptpn18 gene encoding tyrosine-protein phosphatase non-receptor type 18 isoform X2, whose product is MELLPSLLSRLKTVDSRTVDQEYSMVRSRSLGYKKELGLTSEAGALKENIKKNRYKDILPYDQSRVELSLPTTDSNSDYINASFIKGATGDCKYIGCQGPLSSTVTDFWRMIWQYNVKVIVMACREIEMGKRKCECYWAAAQQSASFGPFTVSNEETHPNEDIVVRNLTVTFQQASRSVIQYQFLSWPDHDVPYETAGVLDMLERARSSRGANVSPLLIHCSAGCGRTGVICALDYIHDLLVTKKITPEFSILNIVLELRRQRPSTVQTKDQFQFIYTAAISMFEQFLQTSKEQVYSTLQFDSRVLGAQRRKTKKTTTAASSSNRLSQQVVMNDTYAVVNKPKHAHPPPSAPTYSAVPLSRSNPGSRTMPTSHHYDNDPKSVSAAPIYSTVKPRAKQQSLPPSVTPIYDIASPTGQKPGEGSDYQLVAAEKSSMDCNDYEDFSSSVSDVTSFCSPGSIGFNCRIQKPRGPRDPPAEWTRVER
- the ptpn18 gene encoding tyrosine-protein phosphatase non-receptor type 18 isoform X1, translated to MELLPSLLSRLKTVDSRTVDQEYSMVRSRSLGYKKELGLTSEAGALKENIKKNRYKDILPYDQSRVELSLPTTDSNSDYINASFIKGATGDCKYIGCQGPLSSTVTDFWRMIWQYNVKVIVMACREIEMGKRKCECYWAAAQQSASFGPFTVSNQEETHPNEDIVVRNLTVTFQQASRSVIQYQFLSWPDHDVPYETAGVLDMLERARSSRGANVSPLLIHCSAGCGRTGVICALDYIHDLLVTKKITPEFSILNIVLELRRQRPSTVQTKDQFQFIYTAAISMFEQFLQTSKEQVYSTLQFDSRVLGAQRRKTKKTTTAASSSNRLSQQVVMNDTYAVVNKPKHAHPPPSAPTYSAVPLSRSNPGSRTMPTSHHYDNDPKSVSAAPIYSTVKPRAKQQSLPPSVTPIYDIASPTGQKPGEGSDYQLVAAEKSSMDCNDYEDFSSSVSDVTSFCSPGSIGFNCRIQKPRGPRDPPAEWTRVER
- the ptpn18 gene encoding tyrosine-protein phosphatase non-receptor type 18 isoform X4 — its product is MELLPSLLSRLKTVDSRTVDQEYSMVRSRSLGYKKELGLTSEAGALKENIKKNRYKDILPYDQSRVELSLPTTDSNSDYINASFIKGATGDCKYIGCQGPLSSTVTDFWRMIWQYNVKVIVMACREIEMGKRKCECYWAAAQQSASFGPFTVSNQEETHPNEDIVVRNLTVTFQQASRSVIQYQFLSWPDHDVPYETAGVLDMLERARSSRGANVSPLLIHCSAGCGRTGVICALDYIHDLLVTKKITPEFSILNIVLELRRQRPSTVQTKDQFQFIYTAAISMFEQFLQTSKEQVYSTLQTKKTTTAASSSNRLSQQVVMNDTYAVVNKPKHAHPPPSAPTYSAVPLSRSNPGSRTMPTSHHYDNDPKSVSAAPIYSTVKPRAKQQSLPPSVTPIYDIASPTGQKPGEGSDYQLVAAEKSSMDCNDYEDFSSSVSDVTSFCSPGSIGFNCRIQKPRGPRDPPAEWTRVER